The proteins below come from a single Pandoraea apista genomic window:
- a CDS encoding aconitase family protein, whose translation MEDTIRFDGRMLFLSADPAIVRRQLAGESVTRAEAGALRDNVSTDEITPVTVMLTYDERLGRYPYVGFKAGNETPIGEHDVRRGGFQITVAGKRYGKGSSRESSPLAELSAGIRLIVAESFERIYQQNCDNIGILTTTDFGVLERIQAGEAIPITEFLKGRDALTQQIIRSGGLLAFSKFAEWPAPVAHADTPHAPPRTLVEKIMARRLHPATPGLEHGDGVFVRVDWRFSHDYFTGMCAHLMHRAFGEPAALHDPARIIAFQDHLVLAAQSYPHVTQGLLPGVASLTSGHRDFVSRYPVLAHGELPVKGRKGREGDGSAEGADGICHALMAERYALPGQIVIGTDSHTPHAGALGCLAFGAGATDIANSWVTGYVRCKVPQTLRIEIDGVLAPGVTAKDVVLHLLRLDAIRRGDAIGLVFEYAGSAVQAMSVDERATLTNMVAELGGFTGIVAPDEKTVAFLKARRGVDFVIEPWMKSDAGAHYCDVIRIDAASLPPMLARPGDPGNGVVLSDLTSPVAIDIAYGGSCTAGKRDDFDAYHEVLAWGVAYGLRVAQGRSLFLQFGTMDVRAYCEAQGYLDTFEAAGVTLVMPGCGACANCGPGQSTSAGQVTISAINRNFPGRSGPGSVWLASPYTVAASALAGHIISFEALKASVVPAAS comes from the coding sequence ATGGAAGACACCATTCGTTTCGACGGCCGCATGCTGTTCCTGTCCGCTGACCCGGCCATCGTGCGCCGGCAGTTGGCTGGCGAGTCCGTGACCCGCGCCGAGGCCGGCGCGTTGCGCGATAACGTTTCGACTGACGAGATCACGCCGGTCACCGTCATGCTGACCTACGACGAGCGGCTCGGACGCTATCCCTACGTCGGTTTCAAAGCGGGAAACGAAACGCCCATCGGCGAGCATGATGTGCGCCGGGGCGGCTTTCAGATCACGGTCGCGGGCAAGCGCTACGGCAAAGGGTCGTCGCGCGAATCGAGCCCGCTGGCGGAACTCTCGGCAGGTATCCGGCTGATCGTCGCGGAGAGTTTCGAGCGCATCTATCAACAGAACTGCGACAACATCGGCATTCTGACGACCACCGACTTCGGTGTGCTCGAGCGCATTCAGGCCGGCGAAGCCATTCCAATCACCGAATTCCTCAAGGGACGCGACGCGCTCACGCAGCAGATCATCCGCAGCGGCGGCCTGCTGGCGTTCAGCAAATTCGCGGAATGGCCCGCGCCCGTCGCGCATGCCGACACACCTCACGCGCCGCCGCGCACGCTCGTCGAGAAGATCATGGCGCGGCGTTTGCACCCGGCTACCCCCGGCCTCGAACACGGCGACGGCGTGTTTGTGCGCGTCGACTGGCGCTTCTCGCACGATTACTTCACGGGCATGTGTGCGCATCTGATGCATCGCGCGTTTGGCGAGCCGGCTGCGCTGCATGATCCGGCCCGCATCATCGCGTTTCAGGATCATCTGGTGTTGGCCGCGCAAAGCTACCCGCACGTGACGCAGGGGTTATTGCCCGGCGTGGCCAGTCTGACGAGCGGGCATCGCGATTTCGTGTCGCGTTATCCGGTGCTTGCCCACGGTGAACTACCGGTCAAGGGCAGAAAGGGCCGCGAGGGTGACGGCAGCGCAGAGGGCGCCGACGGCATCTGCCACGCGCTCATGGCCGAGCGCTACGCGTTGCCGGGGCAGATCGTGATCGGCACCGACTCGCACACGCCTCACGCGGGCGCGCTAGGCTGTCTGGCGTTCGGGGCTGGCGCGACCGACATCGCGAACAGTTGGGTGACCGGCTACGTTCGCTGCAAGGTGCCGCAGACGCTGCGCATCGAGATCGACGGCGTGCTGGCGCCCGGCGTGACGGCCAAGGACGTCGTGCTGCATTTGCTGCGGCTCGACGCGATCCGCCGTGGCGACGCCATTGGCCTTGTCTTCGAATATGCGGGCAGTGCGGTGCAGGCAATGTCGGTCGACGAACGTGCCACGCTCACCAATATGGTCGCCGAACTGGGCGGCTTCACAGGTATCGTGGCGCCGGACGAAAAAACGGTGGCTTTCCTGAAAGCGCGCCGGGGAGTCGACTTCGTCATCGAGCCGTGGATGAAGAGCGACGCCGGTGCCCATTATTGCGACGTGATCCGTATCGATGCCGCATCGCTGCCCCCGATGCTCGCGCGTCCCGGAGACCCGGGCAACGGTGTGGTGCTCTCGGATCTGACGTCTCCCGTCGCCATCGATATCGCCTACGGCGGCTCGTGTACCGCAGGCAAGCGCGACGATTTCGACGCGTATCACGAGGTGCTTGCCTGGGGCGTTGCCTATGGGCTTCGCGTGGCGCAGGGCCGCTCGTTGTTTTTGCAGTTCGGCACGATGGACGTGCGCGCCTACTGCGAAGCACAGGGGTATCTCGACACGTTCGAGGCGGCCGGCGTAACGCTCGTCATGCCGGGCTGCGGCGCGTGTGCGAACTGTGGGCCGGGACAATCGACATCGGCCGGGCAGGTCACGATCAGCGCCATTAATCGCAACTTCCCCGGGCGTTCCGGGCCGGGCAGTGTGTGGCTGGCGAGTCCTTATACGGTGGCCGCGAGCGCGTTGGCGGGACACATCATCAGCTTCGAGGCGTTGAAAGCCTCGGTGGTGCCCGCGGCGTCTTAG
- a CDS encoding MFS transporter has protein sequence MPSPSQAAQARAAATRLSAGDISARLDRLPPTRTVWKLVVLLSLGFFFELYDLLYTGYIAPGLVKSGILTPTTPGLFGTTGVASFIAALFAGLFIGTIACGFLADRFGRRAVFTGSLLWYTVANVIMAFQETATGVNFWRFVVGLGIGVELVTIGTYIAELVPKQIRGRAFACEQAVGFTAVPVVALLAYWLVPREFLGLEGWRWVVLIGAHGAVFVWWIRRALPESPRWLAQKGRLDEADRVLSELEAKVAREYGKPLPPPGEPAPVVPKGAFRDMWVPPYRKRAIMMILFNIFQTVGFYGFANWVPTLLIKQGVTVTTSLGYSSVIALAAPVGPLIGLWMADKVERKHAIVWTAGIGIVCGLVFSQVTSSFLLIAMGIGLTLANNIMSYSYHAYQTELFPTGIRARAVGFVYSWSRFSAIFTAFLIASVLRNFGVTGVFVFISCAMLVVMLAIGLMGPRTRDIALEKISQ, from the coding sequence ATGCCTTCCCCAAGTCAGGCCGCTCAAGCCCGCGCTGCGGCAACCCGCCTGAGCGCTGGCGACATTTCCGCCCGCCTCGACCGACTGCCTCCCACTCGCACTGTCTGGAAACTGGTGGTGCTGCTCAGTCTCGGTTTCTTCTTCGAACTTTACGATCTGCTCTACACCGGCTATATCGCGCCAGGGCTGGTGAAAAGCGGGATTCTGACGCCGACCACCCCGGGCCTGTTCGGCACGACCGGCGTGGCGAGCTTCATTGCCGCGCTGTTCGCCGGGTTGTTCATCGGCACCATTGCGTGCGGCTTTCTCGCCGACCGGTTCGGCCGTCGTGCCGTGTTCACCGGTTCGTTGCTCTGGTACACGGTGGCGAACGTCATCATGGCGTTTCAGGAGACGGCCACGGGCGTGAACTTCTGGCGCTTCGTCGTGGGGCTGGGTATCGGCGTGGAACTGGTGACGATCGGTACTTACATTGCCGAACTCGTGCCCAAGCAGATTCGCGGCCGGGCATTCGCCTGCGAACAGGCGGTCGGCTTCACCGCTGTGCCGGTCGTCGCGCTGCTTGCCTACTGGCTCGTGCCACGCGAGTTCCTCGGTCTGGAGGGCTGGCGCTGGGTGGTGCTGATCGGCGCGCACGGCGCGGTGTTCGTTTGGTGGATTCGCCGCGCCCTGCCGGAAAGCCCGCGCTGGCTCGCGCAGAAAGGGCGGCTGGACGAGGCAGATCGTGTGCTGTCCGAACTGGAAGCGAAGGTCGCTCGCGAATACGGAAAACCGCTGCCGCCGCCGGGCGAGCCGGCGCCGGTGGTGCCCAAGGGCGCGTTTCGCGACATGTGGGTGCCGCCGTATCGCAAGCGCGCGATCATGATGATTTTGTTCAACATTTTCCAGACAGTCGGCTTCTACGGTTTCGCCAACTGGGTGCCGACGCTGCTCATCAAGCAGGGGGTTACCGTGACGACGAGTCTCGGATACTCCAGCGTGATCGCGCTCGCCGCCCCGGTCGGGCCGCTGATCGGTTTGTGGATGGCCGACAAGGTCGAGCGCAAGCACGCCATTGTATGGACCGCCGGTATCGGTATCGTGTGCGGTCTGGTGTTCTCGCAGGTCACGTCGTCGTTCCTGCTGATCGCCATGGGGATCGGGCTCACGCTCGCGAACAACATCATGTCGTACAGCTATCACGCATATCAGACGGAATTGTTCCCCACGGGCATCCGGGCGCGCGCCGTCGGTTTCGTCTATTCGTGGAGCCGCTTCTCGGCGATCTTTACCGCGTTTCTGATCGCGTCCGTGCTGCGCAATTTCGGCGTGACCGGCGTGTTTGTGTTCATCTCGTGCGCCATGCTTGTCGTCATGCTCGCCATCGGGCTGATGGGTCCGCGCACGCGCGACATCGCGTTGGAGAAGATCTCGCAGTAG
- a CDS encoding class I SAM-dependent methyltransferase, whose translation MADLQTEAAYEANAVRYSEDWLNQPPPDDMYALLMRYFVPGGQTIDVGCGNGRDAAWLARQGFDVVGYDNSPALVELARQAFPSVKFDVGSLPRLENVTAQFDSVVCETVLMHLPADDVPQAADRLWTLVRPGGVLYVSWRVTEGEDLRHEDGRLYSAFSPEVVRAALHDGVVLHEEDVTSASSGKRICRLIVRRPA comes from the coding sequence ATGGCGGACCTGCAAACCGAAGCGGCTTACGAGGCCAATGCCGTTCGTTACAGCGAAGACTGGCTCAACCAGCCGCCCCCCGACGACATGTACGCACTGTTGATGCGTTATTTCGTTCCCGGCGGGCAGACGATCGACGTGGGCTGCGGCAACGGACGCGACGCCGCGTGGCTTGCCCGGCAGGGGTTCGATGTGGTCGGCTACGACAATTCGCCGGCACTCGTCGAACTGGCGCGTCAAGCGTTCCCATCGGTGAAGTTCGACGTTGGCAGTCTCCCGCGGCTTGAGAACGTGACGGCGCAGTTCGACAGCGTGGTTTGCGAGACTGTCCTGATGCATTTGCCGGCTGACGACGTGCCGCAAGCCGCCGATCGCCTCTGGACTCTCGTGCGCCCGGGCGGCGTGCTGTATGTGTCGTGGCGTGTCACCGAGGGCGAGGATCTTCGCCATGAGGACGGGCGGCTCTACAGCGCTTTCTCTCCCGAGGTCGTGCGCGCGGCACTTCACGACGGCGTGGTGCTGCACGAGGAGGACGTGACGAGTGCCAGCTCCGGCAAACGCATCTGCCGTCTGATCGTGCGACGCCCGGCGTGA
- a CDS encoding LysR family transcriptional regulator, whose translation MQRTPIELRHLQTLLALRDTGSVSRAALWLHLTQSALSHQIKALEDFYGLPLFVRKSSPLVFTPAGKRLLALAEEVVPAVDEAGRDLVRLAQGTQGTLRIAVECHTCFDWLMPAMDAFRIRWPEVELDIVSGFHADPIGLLHQDRADLAIISEHEEGEAVDFHPLFRFQMMALMANDHPLAGKSHLNAEDFRDETLITYPVPDDMLDIVRQVLRPAGIEPTRRTTELTVAILQLVASRRGLAALPLWAVTGYLERRYVSARPITPQGLTAELWAATLPAITARPYIGEFVSLMRETSLLTLPEIELL comes from the coding sequence ATGCAACGAACGCCCATCGAACTTCGCCATCTGCAGACGCTGCTCGCCCTGCGCGACACGGGCAGCGTCTCGCGCGCGGCGTTGTGGCTGCATTTGACGCAGTCTGCACTCTCGCATCAGATCAAGGCGCTGGAGGACTTTTATGGCTTGCCGCTGTTCGTGCGCAAGTCGTCGCCGCTGGTCTTCACGCCGGCTGGCAAGCGACTGCTTGCGTTGGCCGAGGAAGTCGTGCCGGCGGTCGACGAAGCGGGGCGCGATCTCGTGCGGCTTGCGCAAGGCACGCAGGGTACGCTGCGCATCGCCGTCGAGTGCCATACCTGTTTCGACTGGCTGATGCCGGCGATGGACGCCTTTCGCATTCGCTGGCCGGAAGTCGAACTCGATATCGTGTCGGGCTTTCACGCCGATCCCATCGGGCTGTTGCATCAGGATCGCGCCGATCTGGCAATCATTTCCGAGCATGAAGAAGGTGAGGCGGTCGACTTTCATCCGCTATTCCGCTTCCAGATGATGGCGCTCATGGCGAACGACCATCCGCTCGCGGGCAAGTCGCATCTCAACGCCGAAGACTTCCGCGACGAGACCCTCATCACCTACCCCGTGCCAGACGATATGCTGGACATCGTGCGTCAGGTGTTGCGGCCTGCGGGGATCGAGCCGACGCGTCGCACCACCGAGCTGACGGTGGCGATTCTGCAACTGGTCGCAAGCCGGCGCGGGCTCGCAGCGCTGCCGCTATGGGCCGTCACGGGCTATCTGGAGCGACGCTATGTGAGCGCGCGGCCGATCACGCCGCAGGGGCTGACCGCCGAACTCTGGGCGGCCACGTTGCCCGCCATCACGGCGCGTCCGTACATCGGCGAATTCGTCTCGCTCATGCGTGAAACGAGTCTGCTCACGCTGCCCGAAATCGAATTGCTCTGA
- the metE gene encoding 5-methyltetrahydropteroyltriglutamate--homocysteine S-methyltransferase has translation MAQAHVLGLPRIGAQRELKFAVEAFWRGEMTVQALQDTGRSIREANRRAQREAGLDWITVGDFHWYDQVLSTLALVGGLPERFGAAPAALTLADYFAAARGTARQSAMEMTKWFDTNYHYLVPEYSPQTRFGRGTEWLFEEVAEALAEGENVKPVLLGPLSLLYLGKEKGGLADRLSLLPELLVQYERVLSRLKALGVTWAQIDEPILALDLPALWRDAFAPVYRRLAPVAPSLLLATYFGDVSEHVALLAALPVSGVHVDGVRAPKQLEAFAAQWPQDKVLSAGVVEGRNVWRCDLTHARARLVPLAETLGDRLWVASSCSLMHCPVDLASEARLDKEVRNWLAFARQKLDEVALLCRSLDAAQFATADVRAAFVADATAQAARRTSPRIHNSVVQKRLAALTEADARRASDYPARARAQRAWLKLPALPTTTIGSFPQTAAIRAARADFKRRAISHLDYLETMRAQIRLAIEKQEAYGLDVLVHGEAERNDMVEYFGDLLWGFMITEHGWVQSYGSRCVKPPVIYGDVYLPEPMTVTWSAYAQQLTAKPVKGMLTGPVTMLQWSFVRDDQPRELTALQIALALREEVAALEKAGVRVIQIDEPALREGLPLRERDWPSYLGWAVRAFRVCSSGVADDTQIHTHMCYSEFHDILPSIAALDADVISIETTRSDMELLDAFEAFEYPNEIGPGVYDIHSPRVPSQAEMERLIEAALARIPADRLWINPDCGLKTRDWAQVDGALPHMVAAAKAVRERLMGARVQGQAQAA, from the coding sequence ATGGCTCAGGCCCACGTACTTGGATTGCCGCGCATTGGCGCACAACGTGAACTCAAATTCGCCGTCGAGGCCTTCTGGCGCGGCGAAATGACCGTTCAGGCATTGCAGGACACCGGCCGGAGCATCCGCGAGGCAAATCGCCGTGCGCAGCGCGAGGCGGGACTCGACTGGATCACCGTTGGTGACTTCCATTGGTACGATCAGGTCCTGTCCACGCTGGCGCTCGTGGGCGGGCTGCCGGAGCGCTTCGGCGCGGCGCCCGCAGCCCTCACGCTGGCGGACTACTTCGCTGCCGCGCGCGGTACTGCCCGGCAAAGCGCGATGGAAATGACAAAGTGGTTCGATACCAACTACCACTACCTCGTGCCGGAATATTCGCCACAGACGCGCTTCGGCCGGGGCACGGAGTGGTTGTTCGAAGAAGTGGCGGAGGCGTTGGCCGAAGGCGAAAACGTCAAACCAGTGTTGCTCGGGCCGCTCTCGCTGCTGTATCTCGGCAAGGAGAAGGGTGGTCTTGCAGACCGTCTCTCATTGCTGCCTGAATTGCTCGTGCAATACGAGCGCGTGCTGTCGCGCCTGAAGGCGTTAGGCGTGACGTGGGCGCAGATCGACGAGCCGATTCTCGCGCTCGACCTGCCAGCGCTGTGGCGCGACGCCTTTGCGCCGGTATATCGACGTCTCGCGCCGGTCGCGCCATCGTTGCTGCTTGCCACGTATTTCGGCGACGTCAGCGAGCATGTGGCGCTGTTGGCGGCATTGCCCGTCTCCGGCGTGCATGTCGACGGGGTGCGGGCACCGAAGCAACTCGAAGCGTTCGCCGCACAATGGCCGCAAGACAAGGTGCTGTCTGCCGGAGTGGTCGAAGGACGAAACGTCTGGCGCTGCGATCTCACGCACGCTCGCGCACGACTCGTACCGCTGGCGGAAACGCTCGGAGACCGGCTATGGGTGGCGTCGAGTTGCTCGCTCATGCACTGCCCGGTCGATCTCGCGAGCGAGGCACGCCTGGATAAGGAAGTGCGGAACTGGCTCGCGTTTGCCAGGCAGAAACTGGACGAAGTGGCATTGCTGTGCCGCTCGCTCGACGCGGCTCAATTCGCCACCGCGGACGTGCGTGCCGCTTTCGTTGCCGATGCCACCGCGCAAGCTGCGCGTCGCACGTCGCCGCGCATTCACAACAGCGTGGTGCAGAAGCGACTGGCGGCGCTGACCGAGGCCGACGCACGCCGCGCGTCCGACTATCCGGCCCGCGCCCGCGCGCAGCGCGCATGGCTCAAGTTGCCAGCACTGCCGACCACGACCATCGGGTCGTTCCCGCAGACGGCGGCCATTCGTGCGGCGCGCGCCGACTTCAAGCGCCGTGCCATATCGCATCTGGACTATCTGGAGACGATGCGCGCACAGATTCGTCTGGCCATTGAGAAGCAGGAAGCCTATGGGCTCGACGTACTCGTGCATGGCGAGGCAGAGCGCAACGACATGGTCGAGTACTTCGGCGATCTGCTCTGGGGCTTCATGATTACCGAGCATGGTTGGGTGCAGAGCTATGGCTCGCGTTGCGTGAAGCCGCCGGTGATCTACGGCGACGTGTACCTGCCCGAGCCGATGACCGTCACGTGGAGCGCCTATGCACAGCAACTGACCGCCAAGCCAGTCAAGGGGATGCTGACCGGCCCGGTGACGATGTTGCAATGGTCGTTCGTGCGCGACGACCAACCGCGGGAGCTCACGGCATTGCAGATCGCGCTGGCGTTGCGCGAGGAAGTGGCTGCGCTGGAAAAGGCGGGGGTGCGTGTGATTCAGATCGATGAGCCGGCGCTGCGCGAGGGACTGCCGCTGCGTGAACGCGACTGGCCGTCGTATCTCGGCTGGGCGGTGCGTGCGTTCCGTGTGTGCTCGTCAGGCGTGGCCGACGACACGCAGATCCACACGCACATGTGCTATTCGGAGTTCCACGACATTCTGCCCTCGATTGCTGCGCTCGACGCCGACGTGATCTCCATCGAGACCACGCGGTCCGATATGGAACTGCTGGACGCTTTCGAGGCGTTTGAATATCCAAACGAGATCGGTCCGGGGGTCTACGACATTCACTCGCCGCGCGTGCCTTCGCAGGCAGAGATGGAGCGTCTGATCGAGGCTGCGCTCGCGCGCATTCCGGCCGATCGCCTGTGGATCAATCCGGACTGCGGATTGAAGACACGCGACTGGGCTCAGGTCGACGGTGCGCTGCCCCACATGGTCGCCGCCGCCAAAGCCGTGCGTGAGCGGCTCATGGGGGCTCGCGTGCAGGGGCAGGCTCAGGCGGCCTGA
- a CDS encoding FMN-binding negative transcriptional regulator, with product MPDRLDALSLIDAHPLGAWVTMTDDGFVANHIPFVLDRSRGEFGTLLGHVSRANRVWEQLSASAESMVIFQGPQSYITPEWYPSKQKDGKVVPTWNYSVAHAHGVARAVDDRDWLYQLLARLTAVNESSRASPWKLTDAPSDYIDKMIRGVVGIEIPIVRLVGKLKVSQDESMQDRMGTVTGLMAEEGEDAVRMASLVKLAIDRHDKT from the coding sequence ATGCCAGATCGTCTCGACGCGCTGTCACTCATAGATGCCCATCCATTGGGGGCGTGGGTCACTATGACCGACGATGGGTTTGTCGCCAACCACATTCCCTTTGTGCTGGACAGGTCTCGGGGGGAATTCGGAACGCTTCTTGGACATGTCTCGCGCGCCAATCGCGTGTGGGAGCAACTCTCGGCATCGGCCGAGTCCATGGTGATATTCCAGGGCCCACAGTCCTATATCACGCCGGAGTGGTATCCCAGCAAACAGAAAGACGGCAAGGTGGTTCCGACTTGGAACTACAGCGTTGCGCACGCGCACGGTGTGGCCAGAGCCGTCGATGACCGGGACTGGTTGTATCAGTTGCTGGCGCGGCTTACCGCAGTCAATGAATCTTCGCGAGCTTCGCCCTGGAAACTCACGGATGCCCCTTCGGACTACATCGACAAAATGATCCGGGGCGTGGTCGGCATTGAAATTCCGATTGTCCGGCTTGTCGGGAAGTTGAAGGTCAGTCAGGATGAATCCATGCAGGATCGGATGGGAACCGTCACGGGGTTGATGGCAGAAGAAGGCGAAGATGCCGTCAGAATGGCCTCGCTGGTAAAGCTGGCGATAGATCGGCACGATAAGACTTGA
- the pepN gene encoding aminopeptidase N, which produces MLRTDLAGVIQRSDYTPPAYLIDTVQLDFDLAPDVTTVTSRLRVHRNPAGAGGDLELVGQSLQLVSLELDGKPWAGYRTGEETLTVEAPPEAFELTLVTRCRPQENTSLMGLYVSGGNFFTQCEAEGFRKITYFLDRPDVMATYTVTLRADREAYPVLLANGNLIDKGDLPDGRHFAIWDDPFKKPSYLFALVAGRLVCREERLVAGDGREKLLQVWVQPQDLDKTEHAMHSLINSIRWDEERFGRVLDLDRFMIVAVSDFNMGAMENKGLNIFNTKYVLADAATATDDDFGNIEAVVGHEYFHNWTGNRVTCRDWFQLSLKEGLTVFRDQEFSADMMGSESGRAVKRIDDVRVLRQAQFPEDAGPMAHPVRPESYVEINNFYTVTVYEKGAEVVRMYQTLLGRDGFRRGMDLYFERHDGQAVTCDDFRAAMADANHRDLTQFGRWYSQAGTPRVTVDAAYDEAARTYTLTLTQRCPKVGVELQDDTLVKQPFHIPFAVGLLGQDGRDLALRLAGEGSEVPATTTRVLDFTQERQSFTFVDVPHNPMPSLLRGFSAPVIVEHEYTIDELAFLMAHDSDPFNRWEAGQRLATRQLLALVESIQMGQLPSVDSYVLEAFRQVLRDETLDPAFRAQALTLPAESYLGEQMTEIDPAAIHAARQYLRQRLAASLHTEWLAAYHNHRVPGPYRPDAASAGERALKNLALSYLMELSDAGVAQTARTQYDTADNMTDRFAALTALVQRGGAAREGDAAHGQNHAAEALEDFYQRFEHEPLAIDKWFALQAMQRGDGSHCVIDAVRALMRHPAFTLKNPNRARSLIFSFCAGNPAQFHAADGSGYQFWAEQVLALDALNPQVAARLARVLDRWRKYTPSLREHMHKALQAVADHKALSKDVREIVEKALA; this is translated from the coding sequence ATGCTCAGAACCGACCTCGCAGGTGTCATCCAACGCTCCGACTATACGCCCCCGGCGTATCTGATCGACACCGTCCAACTCGACTTCGACCTCGCCCCCGACGTCACCACCGTCACCAGCCGGCTGCGCGTACACCGCAACCCTGCCGGCGCCGGCGGCGACCTCGAACTGGTGGGTCAGAGTCTGCAACTGGTGAGCCTCGAACTCGACGGCAAACCCTGGGCCGGATACCGCACGGGCGAAGAAACGCTCACCGTTGAAGCCCCGCCCGAAGCGTTCGAACTCACGCTCGTCACGCGCTGCCGTCCGCAGGAGAACACGTCGCTCATGGGGCTATACGTCTCGGGGGGCAACTTCTTCACGCAGTGCGAGGCCGAGGGCTTTCGCAAGATCACCTACTTCCTCGACCGTCCGGATGTGATGGCCACTTACACCGTTACGCTGCGCGCCGACCGCGAAGCGTATCCGGTGCTGCTGGCCAATGGCAACCTGATCGACAAGGGCGACCTGCCCGATGGCCGTCACTTCGCCATCTGGGACGACCCGTTCAAGAAGCCCAGCTACCTGTTCGCGCTGGTCGCCGGACGTCTCGTTTGCCGTGAGGAACGCCTGGTCGCCGGCGATGGCCGCGAGAAGCTCCTTCAAGTCTGGGTACAGCCGCAGGATCTGGACAAGACCGAACACGCCATGCACTCGCTGATCAACTCGATCCGTTGGGACGAGGAGCGCTTCGGACGCGTACTCGATCTCGACCGCTTCATGATCGTGGCGGTGAGCGACTTCAACATGGGCGCGATGGAGAACAAGGGCCTGAACATCTTCAACACGAAGTATGTGCTGGCCGATGCCGCCACCGCGACCGACGACGATTTCGGCAACATCGAAGCCGTGGTGGGCCACGAATACTTCCACAACTGGACAGGCAATCGCGTGACCTGCCGCGACTGGTTCCAGTTGAGCCTGAAGGAAGGCCTGACGGTGTTCCGGGATCAGGAATTCTCTGCCGACATGATGGGCTCCGAGTCGGGCCGCGCGGTCAAGCGCATCGACGACGTGCGCGTGCTGCGTCAGGCACAGTTCCCCGAAGATGCCGGCCCGATGGCGCATCCGGTGCGCCCGGAGAGTTACGTCGAGATCAACAATTTCTACACGGTCACCGTCTACGAGAAAGGCGCCGAAGTCGTGCGCATGTATCAGACGCTGCTCGGGCGCGACGGTTTCCGCCGCGGCATGGACCTGTACTTCGAGCGCCACGACGGGCAGGCAGTCACGTGCGATGACTTCCGCGCCGCCATGGCCGACGCCAACCATCGCGACCTGACGCAATTCGGCCGTTGGTACAGCCAGGCCGGCACGCCGCGCGTGACGGTCGACGCCGCCTACGACGAAGCCGCGCGCACCTACACCCTCACGCTCACGCAGCGCTGCCCGAAGGTCGGCGTCGAGTTGCAAGACGACACGCTCGTCAAACAGCCGTTCCATATTCCGTTCGCTGTCGGTCTGCTCGGTCAGGACGGCCGCGATCTCGCCCTGCGTCTGGCGGGCGAAGGCAGCGAGGTGCCCGCCACCACCACGCGGGTGCTCGACTTCACGCAGGAGCGCCAGAGCTTCACATTCGTGGATGTGCCGCATAACCCGATGCCGTCGCTGCTGCGCGGTTTCTCGGCTCCGGTGATCGTCGAGCACGAATACACCATCGACGAACTCGCGTTCCTGATGGCGCACGACAGCGATCCGTTCAACCGTTGGGAAGCCGGTCAGCGTCTGGCCACGCGCCAGTTGCTGGCGCTCGTCGAGTCCATTCAGATGGGCCAGTTGCCCAGCGTCGACAGCTACGTGCTCGAAGCCTTCCGGCAAGTGCTGCGCGATGAAACACTCGACCCGGCGTTCCGCGCACAGGCGCTCACGCTGCCGGCCGAGTCGTATCTCGGCGAGCAGATGACCGAGATTGATCCGGCGGCAATTCATGCGGCGCGTCAGTATCTGCGTCAGCGTCTGGCGGCCTCGCTGCACACCGAGTGGCTCGCGGCGTATCACAACCATCGCGTGCCGGGTCCGTATCGTCCCGATGCCGCCTCCGCAGGCGAGCGTGCCCTGAAGAACCTCGCGCTGTCGTACCTGATGGAACTGTCCGACGCCGGTGTGGCCCAAACCGCCCGCACGCAATACGACACGGCCGACAACATGACGGATCGTTTCGCCGCGCTCACCGCGCTCGTGCAACGCGGCGGGGCCGCGCGCGAGGGCGACGCCGCGCACGGACAGAACCATGCCGCCGAAGCGCTGGAAGACTTCTATCAACGCTTCGAGCACGAGCCGTTAGCCATCGACAAATGGTTTGCGCTGCAAGCCATGCAACGCGGCGACGGCAGCCATTGTGTGATCGACGCAGTGCGGGCGCTCATGCGCCATCCGGCCTTCACGCTGAAGAACCCGAACCGGGCGCGTTCGCTGATTTTCAGCTTCTGCGCAGGCAATCCCGCCCAGTTCCACGCGGCAGACGGTTCCGGCTACCAGTTCTGGGCGGAACAGGTACTCGCGCTCGACGCCCTCAACCCGCAAGTAGCGGCGCGTCTGGCACGGGTGCTCGACCGCTGGCGCAAGTACACGCCATCGCTGCGCGAGCACATGCACAAAGCACTGCAAGCTGTCGCGGACCACAAGGCCCTGTCGAAGGACGTTCGCGAGATCGTCGAAAAGGCGCTCGCCTGA